One Haloarchaeobius amylolyticus DNA window includes the following coding sequences:
- a CDS encoding tyrosine-type recombinase/integrase, translating to MTPRERTDRSLASSFERYLQDKGKGRGGDGGNYRRNAARELERFAEWAAGERGDDDWTGIVPDDVDREPAFEDLDERVFREYARHLSGDRGLKQNTVQTYYRYISAWCGWCVNEGYLEAHYAQRASAMAPLPEDDGRKPGDQQAWTSEQRHALTRHVDERARDAIETYTTLPEDTDPLDKQRTHYAALKVTRDRALVFVLAYTAVRVGELLRDPNDPRRRGVRWEDLSLDDGSMDVYRKKQQWDAASLPDPVISPLRSYRKLMDPPTERWPVFPTFDQRTLAGLVQDELADRGKRPEEITDRREAYARDLLLALDEDIQPPSITTDGARSILQRLSEDGEIDIDHPKHDYLAPHGGRRGMGEVLVRAFGYTVAARYLDNSEEMVRERYSHIEAGELGDVATEALDEVDSISREGDNV from the coding sequence ATGACACCACGAGAACGCACTGATCGGTCGCTTGCGAGCTCCTTTGAACGGTATCTCCAGGACAAGGGCAAGGGTCGTGGTGGCGACGGCGGGAACTATCGACGAAACGCTGCACGCGAGCTGGAGCGGTTTGCTGAGTGGGCCGCCGGCGAGCGCGGCGACGACGACTGGACCGGGATTGTTCCCGACGATGTCGACCGGGAGCCCGCTTTCGAGGACCTCGACGAACGCGTCTTCCGGGAGTACGCCCGGCATCTCAGTGGAGATCGCGGACTCAAGCAGAATACCGTACAAACCTATTATCGCTATATCTCCGCGTGGTGCGGCTGGTGCGTCAACGAGGGGTATCTCGAAGCGCACTACGCACAGCGGGCGAGTGCGATGGCGCCGCTCCCTGAAGACGACGGTCGCAAGCCCGGCGACCAGCAGGCCTGGACGTCCGAACAGCGCCACGCACTCACCCGTCACGTCGACGAGCGAGCCCGTGACGCTATCGAGACGTACACGACACTCCCGGAGGACACTGACCCCCTCGACAAGCAGCGAACGCACTACGCGGCGCTGAAGGTGACTCGCGACCGTGCTCTGGTGTTCGTCCTTGCGTACACCGCCGTTCGCGTCGGTGAGCTTCTCCGTGACCCGAACGACCCGCGCCGGCGCGGCGTCCGCTGGGAGGACCTCTCCCTTGACGACGGGAGTATGGACGTCTATCGGAAGAAACAGCAGTGGGACGCCGCTAGTCTCCCTGACCCGGTGATCTCGCCGCTGCGGAGCTATCGCAAGCTGATGGACCCACCGACGGAGCGCTGGCCGGTATTTCCGACTTTCGACCAACGGACGCTCGCAGGACTCGTCCAGGATGAACTCGCCGACCGAGGGAAACGTCCAGAGGAAATCACTGACCGTCGTGAGGCGTACGCTCGTGACCTCCTGCTGGCGCTCGATGAGGATATTCAGCCGCCGTCGATCACGACGGACGGCGCACGGTCGATTCTCCAGCGACTCTCTGAGGACGGAGAGATCGACATTGACCATCCGAAACACGACTATCTCGCGCCCCACGGTGGCCGGCGCGGGATGGGTGAGGTCCTTGTCAGAGCCTTTGGATATACCGTCGCTGCTCGATATCTGGATAACTCCGAAGAGATGGTTCGCGAGCGGTACTCTCACATTGAGGCCGGGGAACTCGGAGATGTGGCGACTGAGGCACTCGACGAAGTTGATTCAATTTCCAGAGAGGGCGACAATGTTTAG
- a CDS encoding DUF7342 family protein, which produces MTEDESNAKGLMERQTTGEDRVRMAARQLSEPRTANWIASEAGWSHEPTKRVLERLVDDGILHRDESGTHTTYYPDYRRQAMQEAMRLRDSGHTVEELTDRLADMKAQIRDWEDEFDVESPNQLRGTLAEEGLDADEEDRRREIAREWEHLQRRIDIVGFAIREWDFLTPTNEPAEASS; this is translated from the coding sequence CGGGTGAAGATCGAGTGCGGATGGCCGCCCGGCAGCTGTCGGAGCCGCGGACGGCAAACTGGATCGCCTCCGAAGCGGGCTGGTCACACGAGCCGACCAAGCGCGTCCTCGAACGACTCGTCGACGATGGTATCCTCCACCGTGACGAGAGCGGAACGCACACGACGTACTACCCTGATTACCGCCGCCAGGCGATGCAGGAAGCGATGCGCCTCCGGGATAGCGGGCACACTGTCGAGGAACTCACGGACCGGCTCGCCGATATGAAGGCGCAGATCCGCGACTGGGAGGACGAATTCGACGTCGAGTCACCGAACCAGCTTCGCGGAACGCTCGCCGAGGAGGGGCTCGACGCCGACGAAGAAGACCGCCGGCGTGAGATCGCCCGCGAGTGGGAACACCTCCAGCGTCGCATCGACATCGTCGGCTTCGCCATCCGCGAGTGGGACTTCCTCACTCCAACAAACGAGCCTGCCGAGGCCAGTAGCTGA